One genomic region from Penaeus monodon isolate SGIC_2016 chromosome 24, NSTDA_Pmon_1, whole genome shotgun sequence encodes:
- the LOC119588694 gene encoding tetraspanin-33-like isoform X2 — translation MARRRDYSYISPCVKWTLFFFNFIFWLFGMLVLAIGLYGVVFTAQDLHGLKSVETAYIIITDLSGVMVVLGSVIFIVSFAGCVGALRENLCLLKLYFWSLTIFLIAELMFAIACIIFPWKSREIIEHLLSKRLIEEYRESQNTQNFVDFLQTEFGCCGITVEGYLDWNANEYFNCSESSPSAEKCGVPASCCLNRKNLTHFDFMCGYDMQNKKPHEASETIYTGGCVTSIIQFLESNLYWAAGVIFGITLFQMYVTHQARSLMDQISLQRSR, via the exons CTGTTTGGGATGTTGGTGTTGGCTATAGGGCTGTATGGAGTTGTGTTCACGGCTCAGGACTTACATGGCCTCAAGTCTGTGGAAACGGCCTACATCATCATCACAGATTTGTCAGGAGTAATGGTGGTACTCGGCAGCGTTATCTTCATTGTGTCCTTCGCAGGGTGTGTAGGTGCTCTGCGGGAAAACCTCTGTCTGCTGAAGCTG TACTTCTGGAGCTTGACGATCTTCCTGATTGCTGAATTGATGTTTGCTATTGCCTGCATCATTTTCCCGTGGAAGTCTAGGGAAATTATTGAACACTTGCTGTCAAAGCGCCTCATCGAAGAGTACAGGGAGAGCCAAAACACCCAGAACTTTGTTGACTTCCTTCAGACTGAG TTCGGTTGTTGTGGTATCACAGTAGAAGGTTACTTAGACTGGAATGCAAATGAATACTTCAACTGCTCAGAGTCAAGCCCAAGTGCTGAGAAATGTGGTGTGCCAGCTTCCTGTTGCTTGAACAGAAAAAATTTG ACGCACTTTGACTTTATGTGTGGGTAtgatatgcaaaataaaaaa CCTCATGAAGCTTCAGAAACCATTTACACTGGAGGTTGTGTGACATCTATCATTCAGTTCTTAGAATCAAACCTCTATTGGGCTGCTGGAGTCATATTTGGGATCACCTTGTTCCAG ATGTATGTAACACACCAGGCTCGCTCACTGATGGACCAGATTTCCCTACAGCGCTCTAGATG A
- the LOC119588694 gene encoding tetraspanin-33-like isoform X1 → MARRRDYSYISPCVKWTLFFFNFIFWLFGMLVLAIGLYGVVFTAQDLHGLKSVETAYIIITDLSGVMVVLGSVIFIVSFAGCVGALRENLCLLKLYFWSLTIFLIAELMFAIACIIFPWKSREIIEHLLSKRLIEEYRESQNTQNFVDFLQTEFGCCGITVEGYLDWNANEYFNCSESSPSAEKCGVPASCCLNRKNLTHFDFMCGYDMQNKKPHEASETIYTGGCVTSIIQFLESNLYWAAGVIFGITLFQMYVTHQARSLMDQISLQRSRWYS, encoded by the exons CTGTTTGGGATGTTGGTGTTGGCTATAGGGCTGTATGGAGTTGTGTTCACGGCTCAGGACTTACATGGCCTCAAGTCTGTGGAAACGGCCTACATCATCATCACAGATTTGTCAGGAGTAATGGTGGTACTCGGCAGCGTTATCTTCATTGTGTCCTTCGCAGGGTGTGTAGGTGCTCTGCGGGAAAACCTCTGTCTGCTGAAGCTG TACTTCTGGAGCTTGACGATCTTCCTGATTGCTGAATTGATGTTTGCTATTGCCTGCATCATTTTCCCGTGGAAGTCTAGGGAAATTATTGAACACTTGCTGTCAAAGCGCCTCATCGAAGAGTACAGGGAGAGCCAAAACACCCAGAACTTTGTTGACTTCCTTCAGACTGAG TTCGGTTGTTGTGGTATCACAGTAGAAGGTTACTTAGACTGGAATGCAAATGAATACTTCAACTGCTCAGAGTCAAGCCCAAGTGCTGAGAAATGTGGTGTGCCAGCTTCCTGTTGCTTGAACAGAAAAAATTTG ACGCACTTTGACTTTATGTGTGGGTAtgatatgcaaaataaaaaa CCTCATGAAGCTTCAGAAACCATTTACACTGGAGGTTGTGTGACATCTATCATTCAGTTCTTAGAATCAAACCTCTATTGGGCTGCTGGAGTCATATTTGGGATCACCTTGTTCCAG ATGTATGTAACACACCAGGCTCGCTCACTGATGGACCAGATTTCCCTACAGCGCTCTAGATGGTACTCATGA